The Candidatus Glassbacteria bacterium genome has a segment encoding these proteins:
- a CDS encoding OsmC family protein, translated as MAKARWVEGFQFVGTPPSNHAIVLDGSAKAGGADSAIHPGELLLVGLAGCTGIDVISMLRKMKVEVDEFEVRVEGEAAEEHPKYWKKLNVTYWIRGKDIPEDKLQKAISLSQEKYCSVSATLKNKVEVTYGHEIEKTD; from the coding sequence ATGGCCAAAGCGAGATGGGTCGAGGGCTTCCAGTTCGTCGGCACGCCTCCCAGCAACCATGCGATCGTACTGGACGGCAGCGCAAAAGCGGGCGGCGCGGACTCCGCGATTCACCCGGGCGAGCTCCTCCTCGTCGGACTGGCCGGCTGCACGGGAATCGACGTGATCTCGATGTTGAGGAAGATGAAAGTTGAAGTGGACGAATTCGAGGTGCGCGTGGAGGGCGAGGCGGCCGAGGAGCACCCGAAGTACTGGAAGAAGCTCAACGTGACTTACTGGATCAGGGGCAAAGATATACCCGAAGACAAACTGCAGAAGGCAATCAGTCTGAGCCAGGAAAAGTACTGCTCAGTCAGCGCGACGTTGAAAAACAAGGTGGAAGTCACCTACGGCCATGAGATTGAAAAGACTGATTGA
- a CDS encoding phosphoesterase — protein sequence MKCTAGRYQVNCGICGIGQMKIIYATDFHGRKNCYEELLDRAVTARAEAIVNGGDLYPLGFDLFAVQREFLEDWLPGYLARCCERGVAFLATLGNMDLRAHDSLFREVMSQAGRAWSLVEQSAELAGLTFIGCAMTTDGPFSLKDRCLRDLPDSSALFGGGNALASDSDGIHHVENWQEHVNSQPCLREHLDTLPAPSDPEKTVYVLHQPPAGVGQGIIGSGADVGSRAVADFLENSGALLSLHGHIHESPFSGGQWRAKLGRTTCVQPGQLSGAECVSVLIDLPELEMELRS from the coding sequence CGGGCAGGTATCAGGTAAACTGCGGGATTTGCGGAATCGGACAGATGAAAATTATTTACGCCACTGACTTTCACGGCAGGAAAAACTGCTACGAGGAGCTCCTGGACCGGGCGGTTACGGCCCGTGCCGAGGCCATCGTCAACGGCGGCGACCTCTATCCGCTGGGATTTGACCTGTTCGCCGTGCAGCGGGAGTTTCTGGAGGATTGGCTGCCCGGCTACCTGGCTCGCTGCTGCGAGCGGGGGGTCGCGTTCCTGGCCACCCTCGGCAACATGGACCTCCGCGCCCACGACAGTCTGTTCCGCGAGGTGATGAGCCAAGCCGGCAGGGCGTGGTCACTGGTCGAGCAGAGCGCGGAGTTGGCAGGATTGACCTTTATCGGCTGCGCGATGACCACCGACGGGCCGTTCTCACTCAAGGACCGCTGCCTGCGCGACCTGCCGGATTCGTCCGCACTCTTCGGCGGCGGCAACGCACTGGCCTCTGACAGCGACGGGATCCATCACGTGGAGAATTGGCAGGAGCATGTAAACTCGCAGCCCTGCCTCAGGGAGCACCTGGACACACTCCCCGCGCCGTCCGACCCGGAAAAAACCGTCTACGTGCTGCACCAACCGCCCGCCGGAGTCGGCCAGGGGATTATCGGCAGCGGTGCTGACGTGGGCAGCCGGGCTGTGGCCGACTTTCTGGAGAACAGCGGAGCGCTGCTTTCGCTGCACGGGCATATCCACGAATCACCGTTCAGCGGAGGTCAATGGCGGGCAAAGCTTGGCCGGACCACCTGCGTGCAGCCGGGACAGCTTTCCGGCGCGGAGTGTGTGAGCGTGCTGATCGATTTGCCGGAGCTGGAGATGGAGCTCCGCAGTTGA
- a CDS encoding alcohol dehydrogenase catalytic domain-containing protein — protein MRVAMYYNNRDVRIEEIPVPAIGSGELLVKIIASGICGSDVLEWYRVRKAPIVLGHEIAGEVVKVGEGVERFRTGDRVFIGHHVPCNTCRYCRAGHHTVCRTLHTTNFDPGGFADYVRAPSINVERGTFILPEEVSWEAGSFVEPLACVVRGQRVAGFRPGMSVLVLGSGISGLLHIMLARAQGAGRIIATDINPWRVQMAKNFGADHVLDAREDVPARVRELNGGYPAELVIVCAGELSAFKQALASVDRGGTVLTFATTDPGVEIPLPANEFWRNSIRVMPSYANSPYDAEVAIELLRAGRVDVEPLITHRLGLEETAEGFRLMAESATEKSIKVVILPHG, from the coding sequence ATGCGGGTGGCGATGTACTACAACAACCGCGATGTCCGTATCGAGGAAATACCGGTACCGGCTATCGGATCTGGGGAATTGCTGGTAAAAATAATCGCCAGCGGTATCTGCGGCTCCGATGTGCTCGAGTGGTACCGGGTCAGGAAAGCCCCGATCGTGCTCGGCCACGAAATCGCCGGCGAAGTCGTCAAAGTCGGCGAGGGAGTCGAGCGGTTCCGTACGGGCGACCGGGTGTTTATCGGCCACCACGTGCCCTGCAACACCTGCCGCTACTGCCGCGCCGGGCACCACACAGTCTGCCGGACCCTGCATACCACCAATTTCGATCCGGGCGGGTTTGCCGACTACGTGCGGGCGCCATCGATCAATGTCGAGCGCGGGACGTTTATTCTGCCCGAAGAAGTCAGCTGGGAGGCGGGCAGCTTTGTCGAGCCGCTGGCCTGCGTGGTGCGCGGCCAGCGGGTGGCGGGTTTCCGTCCGGGGATGAGCGTGCTGGTGCTCGGTTCGGGAATAAGCGGCCTGCTGCATATCATGCTGGCCCGCGCCCAGGGGGCGGGCAGGATCATTGCGACGGACATAAATCCCTGGCGGGTTCAAATGGCAAAAAATTTCGGGGCGGATCATGTGCTGGACGCCCGTGAGGATGTTCCCGCGCGGGTGCGGGAACTGAACGGCGGCTACCCGGCCGAGCTGGTGATTGTCTGCGCCGGGGAGCTGAGCGCGTTCAAGCAGGCCCTGGCCAGCGTGGACCGCGGCGGCACAGTGCTCACCTTCGCCACCACCGACCCGGGCGTGGAAATCCCCCTGCCGGCCAACGAGTTCTGGCGCAACAGTATCCGCGTAATGCCGAGCTATGCCAACAGCCCCTACGACGCCGAGGTGGCGATCGAGCTGCTGCGGGCCGGGCGGGTGGACGTGGAGCCGCTGATCACCCACCGCCTGGGGCTGGAGGAGACCGCCGAGGGTTTCCGCCTGATGGCCGAGAGCGCCACCGAGAAGTCGATCAAGGTGGTGATTCTGCCGCACGGGTGA
- a CDS encoding aminomethyl-transferring glycine dehydrogenase subunit GcvPA gives MRYTPHTDDEVRLMLDEIGAGSVDDLFRSIPAEVQNAAAGLDLPRSLSEMEAAAEARALAGDNYDPARVVSFLGGGAYDHYIPAAVDQLLLRSEFYTCYTPYQAEVSQGTLQAIYEYQSLIIQLTGMEIANASGYDGASVCADAALMAGAIKGKRPGILVSGALNPAYRRTVETYNSGGANEVCAVRIADGATDLKALEQALGDDVACVIVQNPNFFGVVENVAEIVRLTHEAGALVAVAGCPVALGVLTSPGEAGADIAVGEGQPLGVPLSFGGPYLGYFATRKSFKRQLPGRLVGMTEDSQGRAGYVLTLQTREQHIRREKATSNICTNQSLLALAATIHLSLLGKRGLRTVAELCLQKGHYLAGKISALKGWNLAWPDAPFFREFAVVPPMPPADVIAAMLEKNFLAGIDIGRLDPEHDGKLLLAVTEQRTKKQIDEFVGALKSL, from the coding sequence GTGAGATACACTCCGCATACAGACGATGAAGTCCGGCTAATGCTGGACGAAATCGGCGCCGGCTCTGTCGACGACCTGTTTCGCTCTATCCCGGCCGAGGTGCAGAATGCCGCCGCCGGACTGGACCTGCCCCGTTCGCTGAGCGAGATGGAGGCCGCCGCCGAAGCCCGTGCGCTGGCCGGAGACAACTACGACCCGGCGCGCGTTGTCAGCTTCCTGGGCGGAGGAGCGTACGACCACTATATCCCCGCGGCAGTTGACCAGCTCCTGCTGCGCAGCGAGTTCTATACCTGCTACACCCCATACCAGGCCGAGGTCAGCCAGGGCACGCTCCAGGCGATTTACGAGTACCAGAGCCTGATAATCCAGCTCACCGGGATGGAGATCGCCAACGCCAGCGGCTACGACGGGGCCAGCGTGTGCGCAGACGCGGCGCTGATGGCCGGGGCGATCAAGGGCAAACGGCCCGGCATCCTGGTCTCCGGCGCGCTCAATCCGGCATACCGCCGTACGGTGGAGACTTACAATTCCGGCGGAGCCAACGAGGTCTGCGCAGTCCGGATCGCGGACGGCGCGACAGACCTGAAAGCATTGGAGCAGGCGCTCGGTGATGACGTGGCCTGCGTGATCGTGCAGAACCCCAATTTCTTCGGTGTGGTGGAGAACGTGGCCGAGATTGTCCGCCTGACACACGAGGCCGGCGCGCTGGTGGCGGTGGCCGGCTGCCCGGTGGCCCTGGGCGTGCTCACCAGCCCCGGCGAGGCGGGGGCCGATATCGCGGTCGGCGAGGGCCAGCCCCTGGGCGTGCCGCTGTCTTTCGGCGGACCGTACCTGGGTTATTTCGCCACCCGTAAAAGTTTCAAGCGCCAACTGCCGGGCCGGCTGGTGGGTATGACCGAGGACAGCCAGGGCCGGGCCGGTTACGTGCTGACCCTCCAGACCCGCGAGCAGCATATCCGCCGCGAGAAAGCCACCAGTAATATCTGCACCAACCAGTCGCTGCTGGCCCTGGCCGCCACGATCCACCTGTCCCTGCTGGGCAAGCGCGGCCTGCGCACCGTGGCCGAGTTGTGCCTCCAAAAGGGCCATTACCTGGCCGGGAAAATTTCCGCTCTCAAGGGGTGGAATCTCGCCTGGCCCGACGCGCCGTTTTTCCGCGAATTCGCGGTGGTGCCGCCCATGCCGCCAGCGGATGTGATCGCCGCCATGCTGGAGAAAAATTTCCTCGCCGGGATCGATATCGGCCGGCTGGACCCGGAGCACGACGGCAAGCTGCTGCTGGCGGTCACCGAGCAGCGTACAAAGAAGCAGATCGATGAGTTTGTCGGGGCGCTGAAGTCGCTGTAG
- the gcvH gene encoding glycine cleavage system protein GcvH: protein MKIPNDLRYTKEHEWVSIDDGVVTVGITDYAQSELGDIVFVELPEVGDEVEELESFGTIEAVKTVSELYSPVTGTVEEVNELLEDKPELINDDPYGDGWMIRVKIKEMNEDELLSAKDYKDMIV from the coding sequence ATGAAAATCCCGAACGATCTGCGCTACACCAAGGAGCACGAGTGGGTCAGTATCGACGACGGCGTGGTCACGGTGGGTATTACGGACTACGCCCAGAGCGAGTTGGGTGATATCGTGTTCGTGGAACTCCCCGAGGTGGGCGATGAGGTCGAAGAGTTGGAGAGCTTCGGAACTATCGAGGCGGTTAAAACAGTCAGCGAACTCTACAGCCCGGTCACCGGTACGGTGGAAGAAGTAAACGAGCTGCTGGAGGATAAGCCGGAGTTGATCAACGATGATCCCTATGGCGACGGCTGGATGATCCGGGTCAAGATCAAGGAGATGAACGAGGACGAACTGCTCTCGGCCAAGGATTACAAGGATATGATTGTCTGA
- the lsrF gene encoding 3-hydroxy-5-phosphonooxypentane-2,4-dione thiolase, whose amino-acid sequence MDWGKRNRLNNVLAEDGRCFFLPIDHGYFQGPTHCLEKPGETIAPLLPYSEALFVTRGVLRAVVPPDTTVPIILRVSGCTSVVGPGLENENLTTSVEEIIRLNAQAVGVSVFIGTEYENQTLGNLAELVNECEDYGIPVMAVTAVGKELKKRDARYLGLCCRICAELGASVVKTYWCEDFDKVTGGCPVPVVIAGGPSCDTELEVMEFVHDGMTKGAIGINLGRNVWQNPYPVAMIRALRSIIHQNAKPNEALEMYEELKNSGEGK is encoded by the coding sequence ATGGACTGGGGCAAGCGAAACCGTCTGAACAACGTACTGGCCGAGGATGGCCGCTGCTTTTTCCTCCCGATCGACCACGGCTATTTCCAGGGACCGACCCACTGCCTCGAAAAACCGGGGGAGACTATCGCCCCGCTGCTGCCGTACTCCGAGGCGCTGTTTGTCACCCGCGGCGTGCTGCGCGCCGTCGTGCCCCCTGACACCACCGTGCCGATTATCCTGCGCGTCTCGGGCTGCACCAGCGTGGTCGGCCCGGGCCTGGAAAACGAGAACCTGACCACCAGTGTCGAGGAGATTATCCGGCTCAACGCCCAGGCTGTGGGAGTCAGTGTCTTTATCGGCACCGAGTATGAGAACCAGACCTTGGGCAACCTGGCCGAACTGGTCAACGAGTGCGAGGACTACGGGATTCCGGTGATGGCGGTCACCGCGGTGGGCAAGGAACTGAAGAAACGCGACGCCCGCTACCTGGGACTCTGCTGCCGGATCTGCGCCGAGTTGGGCGCGAGCGTGGTCAAGACATACTGGTGCGAGGATTTCGACAAGGTCACCGGCGGCTGCCCGGTGCCGGTGGTGATCGCCGGGGGGCCAAGCTGCGATACCGAACTCGAGGTGATGGAGTTCGTTCACGACGGGATGACCAAAGGCGCGATCGGAATCAACCTCGGCCGCAATGTCTGGCAGAATCCGTATCCGGTGGCGATGATCCGGGCGCTGCGCTCGATAATTCATCAGAACGCAAAGCCCAACGAGGCGCTGGAGATGTACGAAGAGCTGAAAAACTCCGGGGAGGGCAAGTGA
- a CDS encoding glycoside hydrolase family 3 protein — MRRSRAVRQSSIVPLSALYYYYRIPLAYRQLSEKGDAVMVDVGRSMIPAGMSLEEKIGRLIWCGFKGYRSAYNSAGFTSQRRMLEQGLLGGLVLQEGDLYESATLINQIQQGCGRTLVVAADAENGLGALLNEGTCFPSNMAFGATRSGEYGYLAGKVLAEEATAVGINLIFGPTCARPGPGLPEGLPDVRAFGEKLHLVTRLSIAFVRGVHDGGARAVPRYFPGTAAVLKGEIAGNRWLHYMRKLLVDTELSIYEMLFQAGLGAVMVDWREMPDLLSGRSRLALTNYQLLEVFLREVMGFEGVAVSPDLSLPGMEKLLEPDTLAGMINAGVDVLAGVPNPEEAMRVIREAVVLEKISLSRLDSAVERALGFSIKVKSGEKSAIRPEEIDKRVGSPANLEVADRIAEDSITLLRDRRGVLPLDPASHRTLLNISFTSRAGNRIDGPLEGALREKFDRVIARRIDRSSMPSSLDEAWEETGFANVIVCSMFTNQPPDYTCHGFSTSQIEFIQRLISREQPVIMVAFGDPCTIRLFPEVDCYICLYSDCPASQRALVRELFGELVLPVKGKLPIALDSSFPYGYGQDLY; from the coding sequence ATGCGGCGGAGCAGAGCGGTGAGGCAAAGTTCCATTGTGCCGCTGTCTGCCCTTTATTATTATTACCGGATACCGTTGGCCTACCGCCAGCTAAGCGAGAAAGGTGACGCAGTTATGGTTGACGTCGGCAGGAGCATGATACCGGCCGGGATGTCGCTGGAAGAAAAAATCGGCCGGCTGATCTGGTGCGGTTTCAAAGGGTACCGCAGCGCTTACAACAGCGCCGGCTTTACCAGCCAGAGACGGATGCTGGAACAGGGTCTGCTGGGCGGCCTTGTGCTCCAGGAGGGCGACCTCTACGAAAGCGCAACCCTGATCAACCAGATTCAGCAGGGGTGCGGCCGGACGCTTGTCGTGGCCGCCGATGCGGAAAACGGCCTTGGCGCACTGCTTAACGAGGGCACCTGTTTCCCGTCAAACATGGCATTCGGGGCCACGCGAAGCGGGGAGTACGGATACCTGGCGGGCAAAGTGCTGGCCGAAGAAGCTACGGCCGTGGGCATCAACCTGATATTCGGGCCAACCTGTGCCAGGCCGGGACCCGGGCTGCCGGAGGGTCTGCCCGACGTCCGCGCGTTCGGCGAAAAGCTGCACCTGGTTACCCGCCTGTCCATCGCGTTTGTCAGGGGCGTGCATGATGGAGGAGCGCGGGCGGTACCGAGGTATTTCCCCGGGACCGCGGCCGTGCTCAAAGGCGAGATTGCAGGTAACCGCTGGCTGCATTATATGCGTAAGCTGCTTGTGGACACTGAACTGTCGATTTACGAGATGCTGTTCCAGGCGGGATTGGGCGCGGTGATGGTTGACTGGCGGGAGATGCCCGACCTGCTGAGCGGCCGGAGCAGGCTGGCCCTGACAAACTATCAGCTTCTCGAGGTATTTCTGCGCGAAGTGATGGGATTCGAGGGCGTGGCGGTCAGCCCCGATCTCTCGCTGCCGGGAATGGAAAAACTGCTGGAGCCGGATACGTTGGCGGGGATGATTAACGCGGGAGTGGATGTGTTGGCCGGTGTGCCGAATCCGGAAGAGGCGATGAGGGTAATTCGGGAAGCAGTGGTGCTGGAGAAAATATCACTCTCGCGGCTGGATTCAGCAGTTGAAAGAGCGCTGGGATTCAGTATCAAGGTGAAAAGCGGTGAGAAATCGGCAATCCGGCCCGAGGAGATCGACAAGCGGGTGGGCAGCCCGGCCAACCTCGAAGTGGCCGACAGGATAGCCGAGGACTCGATTACCCTGCTTCGCGACAGGCGGGGTGTGCTGCCGCTCGATCCTGCATCGCACCGCACTCTGCTCAATATCTCGTTCACCTCCCGCGCCGGCAACCGGATCGACGGCCCGCTGGAAGGGGCCCTGCGTGAGAAATTCGACCGGGTTATCGCCCGCCGGATCGACAGGAGCTCGATGCCGTCCAGCCTGGACGAGGCCTGGGAGGAGACGGGATTCGCCAACGTGATCGTCTGCTCCATGTTCACCAACCAGCCGCCGGATTACACGTGTCACGGTTTTTCGACTTCCCAGATCGAGTTCATCCAGCGGCTGATATCCCGCGAGCAGCCCGTGATCATGGTGGCTTTCGGCGATCCCTGCACGATCAGATTGTTCCCCGAGGTGGACTGTTACATCTGCCTCTACAGCGATTGCCCCGCCAGCCAGCGCGCCCTGGTCAGGGAGCTGTTCGGAGAGCTGGTGCTGCCGGTCAAAGGTAAGCTGCCGATCGCGCTGGATTCCAGTTTTCCTTATGGTTACGGCCAGGATCTTTACTGA